One Deinococcus grandis DNA window includes the following coding sequences:
- a CDS encoding N-acetylmuramoyl-L-alanine amidase: MKLRVPGRRTALSAAAASLLLIGLAGAQIAFSRLNLAGRDVQSIQLYGAEYASQSNLSGLLSITQDSGVVRVTGLGHTLLLPLDEDQQRATTSFNTVQLDTRRVQGRTATIVNGNLYLPLDTLASGLGAQYEQGKFTLTAPKLVSVSSRAGRDTDRVVLDLSRDVPVQDEQRSDRVVLTLKGIQGDARRYTTRGAFVPSAEVARSGSDLTVTLPLPASSGYRVFKVVRGSGVRVVVDAGPGVASSAPAVLSRINSPLIVLDPAVVPGVSSDVTLEVARQAAQLLTEKGWRVRVTRDGGAGLNREELLTLARQSDVYLALDLGRLPGARRSGVTVYEQTGRAGSQLINALRGGSSAPYSTLVVAGAGSTRRLGELLRGELKGGGVTAGQQTISRVQSLGEAPQAALLLELGWANNAQDLATLGSAARQKILSVAVARSVATYLTARANNNANLSAPGGTQ; this comes from the coding sequence GTGAAGCTGCGCGTACCGGGCCGCCGCACCGCCCTGAGCGCCGCCGCCGCCAGCCTGCTGCTGATCGGCCTGGCCGGCGCGCAGATCGCCTTCTCCCGCCTGAATCTGGCCGGGCGGGACGTGCAGAGCATCCAGCTGTACGGCGCCGAGTACGCCAGCCAGAGCAACCTCAGCGGCCTGCTGAGCATCACGCAGGACAGCGGCGTGGTCCGCGTGACCGGCCTGGGCCACACCCTGCTGCTCCCGCTGGACGAGGACCAGCAGCGGGCCACCACGTCGTTCAACACCGTGCAGCTCGACACGCGGCGCGTGCAGGGGCGCACCGCGACCATCGTGAACGGCAACCTGTACCTCCCGCTGGACACGCTGGCCAGCGGCCTGGGCGCCCAGTACGAGCAGGGGAAGTTCACGCTGACCGCGCCGAAACTGGTCAGCGTCAGCAGCCGCGCCGGGCGCGACACGGACCGCGTCGTGCTGGACCTCAGCCGCGACGTGCCGGTCCAGGACGAGCAGCGCAGCGACCGCGTCGTCCTGACCCTGAAAGGCATCCAGGGCGACGCGCGCCGCTACACCACCCGCGGGGCGTTCGTGCCCAGCGCCGAGGTCGCGCGCAGCGGCAGCGACCTGACCGTCACGCTGCCCCTGCCCGCCAGCAGCGGCTACCGGGTGTTCAAGGTCGTGCGGGGCAGCGGCGTGCGCGTCGTCGTGGACGCCGGACCCGGCGTGGCCAGCAGCGCCCCGGCGGTCCTGTCGCGCATCAACTCGCCACTGATCGTCCTGGACCCCGCCGTGGTGCCCGGCGTGAGCAGCGACGTCACGCTGGAAGTCGCCCGGCAGGCCGCGCAGCTCCTGACCGAGAAGGGCTGGCGGGTGCGCGTCACGCGTGACGGCGGCGCCGGACTGAACCGCGAGGAACTCCTGACCCTGGCCCGCCAGAGCGACGTGTACCTCGCGCTGGACCTGGGGCGCCTGCCCGGCGCGCGCCGCAGCGGCGTGACCGTGTACGAGCAGACGGGCCGCGCGGGCAGCCAGCTCATCAACGCCCTGCGGGGCGGCAGCAGCGCCCCCTACAGCACGCTGGTCGTGGCCGGGGCGGGCAGCACCCGCCGCCTGGGTGAACTGCTGCGCGGGGAACTCAAGGGCGGCGGCGTCACCGCCGGGCAGCAGACCATCAGCCGCGTGCAGAGCCTCGGCGAGGCCCCGCAGGCGGCGCTGCTGCTGGAACTCGGCTGGGCGAACAACGCGCAGGACCTCGCCACGCTGGGCAGCGCCGCCCGGCAGAAGATCCTGTCGGTCGCGGTGGCCCGCTCGGTCGCCACGTACCTGACGGCCCGCGCGAACAACAACGCGAACCTCAGCGCGCCCGGAGGCACCCAGTGA
- the smpB gene encoding SsrA-binding protein SmpB produces MYTNRRAHYEYELLERFEAGISLTGSEVKSIRAGGVDFRDAFARLNGGNIDLEGLYIPTYKEATYNNHEPRRTRRLLLHREEIGKVRRGLEQKGLTLVPTRLYQKGKFFKVEIALARGKKLHDKRRAEAEKTVRRELREL; encoded by the coding sequence GTGTACACGAACCGCCGCGCTCATTACGAGTACGAACTGCTGGAGCGCTTCGAGGCGGGGATCAGCCTGACGGGCAGTGAAGTCAAGAGCATCCGCGCGGGCGGCGTGGACTTCCGCGACGCCTTCGCCCGCCTGAACGGCGGCAACATCGACCTGGAAGGCCTGTACATCCCGACCTACAAGGAAGCGACGTACAACAACCACGAGCCCCGCCGCACCCGCCGCCTGCTGCTGCACCGCGAGGAGATCGGCAAGGTGAGGCGCGGCCTGGAACAGAAAGGGCTGACGCTGGTCCCCACCCGCCTGTACCAGAAGGGCAAGTTCTTCAAGGTGGAAATCGCGCTGGCGCGCGGCAAGAAACTGCACGACAAGCGCCGCGCCGAGGCCGAGAAGACCGTGCGCCGGGAGCTGCGCGAACTGTGA
- a CDS encoding SDR family oxidoreductase — MTQTTQKSAFITGASKGIGHAVAQALIADGYAVTITSRNADEIAQVAAGLGAGARGVACDVKDPRAVQAAVDAHVAAFGGLDVLFVNAGVGHFGNVADLSIEQWQDVIDTNLSGAFYTVKAAIPALTERGGYIFTLSSLAGKNPLPGGGAYNASKFGLNGLSEVLNLDLRDRGIKVTQIMPGSVATHFNGHTPDQDKDAWKIQPEDLAQLTVDLLHMPERTLPSRVEVRPSRPPKK, encoded by the coding sequence ATGACGCAGACCACCCAGAAGAGCGCCTTCATCACCGGAGCCAGCAAGGGCATCGGGCACGCCGTCGCGCAGGCCCTGATCGCCGACGGGTACGCCGTGACCATCACCAGCCGCAACGCCGACGAGATCGCGCAGGTCGCCGCCGGGCTGGGCGCGGGCGCGCGCGGCGTCGCCTGCGACGTGAAGGACCCCCGCGCCGTGCAGGCCGCCGTGGACGCGCACGTGGCGGCCTTCGGCGGGCTGGACGTGCTGTTCGTGAACGCGGGCGTGGGGCACTTCGGGAACGTCGCGGACCTGAGCATCGAGCAGTGGCAGGACGTGATCGACACGAACCTCAGCGGCGCGTTCTACACCGTCAAGGCCGCCATTCCCGCCCTGACTGAACGCGGCGGGTACATCTTCACGCTGTCCAGCCTCGCCGGGAAGAACCCCCTGCCGGGCGGCGGCGCGTACAACGCCAGCAAGTTCGGCCTGAACGGCCTCAGCGAGGTCCTGAACCTCGACCTGCGCGACCGGGGCATCAAGGTCACGCAGATCATGCCCGGCAGCGTCGCCACGCATTTCAACGGCCACACGCCCGATCAGGACAAGGACGCCTGGAAGATCCAGCCCGAGGACCTCGCGCAGCTCACCGTGGACCTCCTGCACATGCCCGAGCGCACCCTGCCCAGCCGCGTGGAAGTCCGCCCCAGCCGCCCCCCGAAGAAGTAA
- a CDS encoding MazG family protein has product MQDLLSIMRRLRAPDGCPWDREQTHESLRPYLLEEAAEAADAVSSPDPADLPDELGDVLLQVAFHSVIAEEAGTFGYPDVERAIVEKLVRRHPHVFAGTDVSGSEEVVTNWQAIKAAERGGRVRRPEQRVPAALGALAREAKAQKLAGHAKATPEAAQEALLAAAQAAPASADGIADVLEAVVAWARAAGVDAELALRERTLSTLRALPDDAGLTS; this is encoded by the coding sequence ATGCAGGACCTCCTCTCGATCATGCGGCGCCTGCGCGCCCCGGACGGTTGCCCCTGGGACCGTGAGCAGACGCACGAGTCCCTGCGTCCCTACCTGCTGGAGGAAGCCGCCGAGGCGGCCGACGCCGTCAGCAGCCCCGACCCGGCCGACCTGCCTGACGAGCTGGGTGACGTGCTGCTGCAGGTGGCGTTCCACAGCGTGATTGCCGAGGAGGCCGGGACCTTCGGGTACCCGGACGTGGAGCGGGCCATCGTGGAGAAACTCGTACGGCGTCACCCGCACGTGTTCGCAGGGACGGACGTGAGCGGCAGTGAGGAGGTCGTGACGAACTGGCAGGCCATCAAGGCCGCCGAGCGCGGTGGCCGCGTGCGGCGCCCCGAGCAGCGCGTTCCCGCCGCGCTGGGGGCCCTGGCACGCGAGGCGAAGGCGCAGAAGCTCGCCGGTCACGCGAAGGCAACGCCCGAGGCGGCGCAGGAGGCGCTGCTGGCGGCCGCGCAGGCCGCACCAGCCTCGGCCGACGGGATCGCGGACGTCCTGGAGGCCGTGGTGGCCTGGGCGCGCGCGGCGGGCGTGGACGCCGAACTGGCCCTGCGCGAACGGACCCTGAGCACACTGCGGGCCCTGCCGGACGACGCCGGGCTGACCTCATGA
- a CDS encoding NUDIX hydrolase, which yields MTDPLDAVTADPWATWLGERERRTLHLPDYRRAAVLVGLTREVDARVLLTVRSADLPTHKGQISFPGGSLERGETPVEAALREAQEEVGLDPAQVTVLGELDDVFTPIGFHVTPVLARIPAQPTLTLSGEVAQLLLPGLADLRAAPMTREVRTLPDGTRVPLYRYPWQGHDIWGMTARVLHDLLRDGPQRDGPA from the coding sequence ATGACCGACCCGCTGGACGCGGTGACGGCCGACCCGTGGGCGACGTGGCTGGGGGAACGGGAGCGCCGCACGCTGCACCTGCCGGACTACCGCCGCGCGGCGGTCCTCGTGGGCCTCACGCGCGAGGTGGACGCGCGGGTGCTGCTCACGGTGCGCTCGGCGGACCTGCCCACCCACAAAGGGCAGATCAGCTTCCCCGGCGGCAGCCTGGAGCGCGGCGAGACTCCGGTGGAGGCCGCGCTGCGCGAGGCGCAGGAGGAGGTCGGGCTGGACCCGGCGCAGGTGACGGTCCTGGGTGAACTGGACGATGTGTTCACGCCCATCGGCTTCCACGTGACGCCGGTCCTGGCGCGCATTCCCGCCCAGCCCACCCTGACGCTGTCGGGCGAGGTCGCGCAGCTGCTCCTGCCGGGCCTGGCCGACCTGCGCGCCGCGCCCATGACCCGGGAGGTCCGCACGCTGCCGGACGGGACGCGGGTGCCGCTGTACCGCTACCCGTGGCAGGGGCATGACATCTGGGGCATGACGGCGCGGGTACTGCACGACCTGCTGCGCGACGGCCCGCAGCGTGACGGTCCCGCCTGA
- a CDS encoding DUF4384 domain-containing protein, with amino-acid sequence MKKLLLIPAAMLLSTAAAAPKISAQSIIVNPTQPDLNVSVRVDKDTTGNQNPAYRVGDKISISATVNRDAYVYLFNVNPDGSVDQILPNRLSDSNLVKANTTKVFPAPEDKFNFTVAGPIGQNKVLALASLTPLNLDQISSFKTTQDQFATVNAKNQAGLAQALSIVVNPLPQNSWVSDTAFYTVAGRTPISTGSLFVGTNVNNATVILNGQRLGGANVTYSNLKAGSYPIRVQAPGYRDFTTTVAIRGGSTTNVNVEFAQAVTPAPVNSAFTVSVRSSVSGARIFVDGQEAGTIRNGGLDLQLDGGTHEIVMIAPGYRTFVSNYNITKNGQITINPSR; translated from the coding sequence ATGAAAAAACTTCTTCTTATCCCGGCCGCGATGCTCCTGAGCACCGCCGCCGCTGCCCCCAAAATCAGCGCCCAGAGCATCATCGTGAACCCCACCCAGCCTGACCTGAACGTCAGCGTGCGCGTGGACAAGGACACGACCGGCAACCAGAACCCCGCCTACCGCGTGGGTGACAAGATCAGCATCAGCGCCACCGTCAACCGCGACGCGTACGTGTACCTGTTCAACGTGAACCCCGACGGCAGCGTCGACCAGATCCTCCCCAACCGCCTGAGCGACAGCAACCTCGTCAAGGCCAACACCACCAAGGTGTTCCCCGCCCCCGAGGACAAGTTCAACTTCACGGTCGCCGGCCCCATCGGGCAGAACAAGGTCCTGGCCCTGGCCAGCCTCACCCCTCTGAACCTCGACCAGATCAGCTCCTTCAAGACCACCCAGGACCAGTTCGCCACCGTGAACGCCAAGAACCAGGCCGGTCTGGCCCAGGCGCTGAGCATCGTCGTCAACCCCCTGCCCCAGAACAGCTGGGTCAGCGACACCGCCTTCTACACCGTCGCGGGCCGCACCCCCATCAGCACCGGCAGCCTGTTCGTCGGCACGAACGTGAACAACGCCACCGTGATCCTGAACGGCCAGCGACTGGGCGGCGCGAACGTCACCTACAGCAACCTGAAGGCCGGCAGCTACCCCATCCGCGTCCAGGCGCCCGGGTACCGTGACTTCACCACCACCGTCGCCATCCGCGGCGGCAGCACCACCAACGTGAACGTCGAGTTCGCGCAGGCCGTCACCCCGGCCCCCGTGAACAGCGCCTTCACCGTGTCCGTGCGCAGCAGCGTCAGCGGCGCCCGCATCTTCGTGGACGGCCAGGAGGCCGGGACCATCCGCAACGGCGGCCTGGACCTGCAACTCGACGGCGGCACGCACGAGATCGTCATGATCGCCCCCGGCTACCGCACCTTCGTGAGCAACTACAACATCACGAAGAACGGCCAGATCACCATCAACCCCAGCCGCTGA
- the mqnB gene encoding futalosine hydrolase: protein MPLSPAAPDAPSPDVLIVVATPGEAAHLRDLPARVIVSGVGPVAAALATAHALTAAPARLVISAGIGGAYPGSGLRPGDLAVSSVMIQADLGAWDGAAFLPLDDLGLSVLPDTPHGAVFPAWTHARAVAARACAALGPALTLGGVTGSAAQAQALERRYAGALCEGMEGAGIAHAALLAGVPAMEVRGISNPVGPRDRSAWRVPEALAATRRGVQAALAVMADG from the coding sequence ATGCCCCTGTCCCCTGCCGCTCCCGACGCGCCCAGCCCGGACGTCCTGATCGTCGTCGCCACGCCCGGCGAGGCCGCGCACCTGCGGGACCTGCCCGCCCGCGTGATCGTCAGCGGGGTCGGGCCGGTCGCGGCGGCCCTGGCCACCGCCCACGCCCTGACGGCCGCCCCGGCCCGGCTGGTCATCAGCGCCGGGATCGGCGGCGCGTACCCCGGCAGCGGGCTGCGCCCCGGCGACCTCGCCGTGTCCAGCGTGATGATCCAGGCGGACCTGGGCGCCTGGGACGGCGCCGCCTTCCTCCCGCTGGACGACCTGGGCCTGTCCGTCCTGCCGGACACGCCGCACGGCGCGGTCTTTCCCGCCTGGACACACGCCCGGGCGGTCGCGGCCCGCGCCTGCGCGGCACTCGGCCCGGCCCTGACGCTGGGCGGCGTGACCGGCAGCGCGGCGCAGGCTCAGGCGCTGGAACGCCGGTACGCCGGCGCGCTGTGCGAGGGCATGGAAGGCGCGGGCATCGCCCACGCCGCCCTGCTCGCCGGGGTCCCGGCGATGGAGGTGCGCGGCATCAGCAACCCCGTCGGCCCCCGCGACCGCAGCGCGTGGCGCGTCCCCGAGGCGCTCGCCGCGACCCGCCGGGGCGTGCAGGCCGCGCTGGCCGTGATGGCTGATGGCTGA
- a CDS encoding DUF72 domain-containing protein: protein MRVYIGCGGYSNDDWAAPGLLYDGVRKDDYLATYARHFDAAELNASFYGIPGLKAFEGMLRKSAGRVRFTVKLHRVFTHDRAPTDDDFDRMLQSPEPLREAGVLGPYLAQFPYSFHRTPANRRYLQMLTERFAGHELAVEIRHEGWDLPEVREGMAQRGVIWVSPDYPPAGGLPEPQLHVTADVGYLRLHGRNATNWWDGQSAAERHDYRYSRAEMDEWAQKIALVADDLSELYVFFENTTRGHALKNIPQLREALNAHGVPVQAPDPLDFPDDGRLL, encoded by the coding sequence ATGCGCGTGTACATCGGCTGCGGCGGTTACAGCAACGACGACTGGGCGGCCCCGGGCCTCCTGTACGACGGCGTGCGCAAGGACGACTACCTCGCCACGTACGCCCGGCACTTCGACGCCGCCGAACTGAACGCCTCCTTCTACGGCATTCCCGGTCTGAAGGCTTTCGAGGGCATGCTCCGCAAGAGTGCCGGACGGGTGCGCTTCACCGTGAAACTCCACCGGGTGTTCACGCACGACCGCGCCCCTACCGACGACGACTTCGACCGCATGCTCCAGAGCCCCGAACCGCTGCGCGAGGCGGGCGTGCTCGGGCCGTACCTGGCGCAGTTCCCGTACTCGTTCCACCGCACGCCCGCCAACCGCCGGTACCTGCAGATGCTCACCGAACGCTTCGCCGGGCACGAACTGGCCGTCGAGATCCGCCACGAAGGCTGGGATCTCCCCGAGGTGCGCGAGGGCATGGCGCAGCGCGGCGTGATCTGGGTCAGCCCGGACTACCCGCCCGCCGGGGGCCTGCCCGAACCGCAGCTGCACGTCACGGCGGACGTCGGCTACCTGCGCCTGCACGGCCGCAACGCCACGAACTGGTGGGACGGCCAGAGCGCCGCCGAACGCCACGACTACCGCTACAGCCGAGCCGAGATGGACGAGTGGGCGCAGAAGATCGCGCTCGTCGCCGACGACCTCAGCGAACTGTACGTGTTCTTCGAGAACACCACCAGAGGCCACGCGCTGAAGAACATCCCGCAGCTGCGCGAAGCCCTGAACGCCCACGGCGTGCCCGTGCAGGCGCCCGACCCGCTGGACTTCCCCGACGACGGCCGCCTGCTGTAG
- a CDS encoding response regulator, giving the protein MNTRRILLIDDNPNDVELALTALDEVATGGAVSVASSGPEAMTLLRHARDDGHLPDLILLDLKMPHMDGIAILDAIRAERGLDGIPVVMLTTSGENRDIRESYAHGASAYVVKPLDFTQFREALRTIQAFWTSLNRPPRTN; this is encoded by the coding sequence GTGAACACCCGCAGAATCCTGCTGATCGACGACAACCCCAACGACGTGGAACTCGCCCTGACCGCGCTGGACGAGGTCGCCACCGGGGGCGCGGTCAGCGTGGCCAGCAGCGGCCCCGAGGCCATGACCCTCCTGCGCCACGCCCGCGACGACGGCCACCTGCCCGACCTGATCCTGCTGGACCTCAAGATGCCGCACATGGACGGCATCGCCATCCTGGACGCCATCCGCGCCGAACGCGGCCTGGACGGCATCCCGGTCGTGATGCTCACCACCAGCGGCGAGAACCGGGACATCCGCGAATCCTACGCGCACGGCGCGAGCGCCTACGTCGTCAAACCCCTGGACTTCACGCAGTTCCGCGAGGCGCTGCGCACCATCCAGGCCTTCTGGACCTCCCTGAACCGCCCCCCACGCACCAACTGA
- the hisF gene encoding imidazole glycerol phosphate synthase subunit HisF: MLSKRIIPCLDVQNGRVVKNVRFFENHRDAGDPLVLAQAYEAQQADELVFYDITATHEGRSLMLDVAARVAEQVMMPLTVGGGVNHLSDFRQLLLAGADKISVNSGALSRPELIREASDHYGAQCVMLSIDAKRRAGGGWNVFRAGGRVDTGLDLIEWATRGQALGAGEICLNVMDADGTKGGFALDATRAVARAVDLPVIASGGAGKLQDFRDVLLGGDHGGNADAALAASVFHFGELTVPQVKAYLKGEGLPVRLDWHDTTRP; the protein is encoded by the coding sequence ATGTTGAGCAAGCGCATCATTCCCTGCCTGGACGTCCAGAACGGCCGGGTGGTGAAAAACGTCCGGTTCTTCGAGAACCACCGCGACGCCGGGGACCCGCTGGTGCTCGCGCAGGCGTACGAGGCCCAGCAGGCCGACGAACTGGTCTTCTACGACATCACCGCCACCCATGAGGGCCGCAGCCTGATGCTGGACGTCGCCGCGCGGGTCGCCGAGCAGGTCATGATGCCCCTGACCGTCGGCGGCGGCGTGAACCATCTTTCCGACTTCCGGCAGCTGCTGCTGGCGGGCGCGGACAAGATCAGCGTGAACAGCGGCGCCCTGAGCCGCCCCGAACTGATCCGCGAGGCCAGCGACCACTACGGCGCGCAGTGCGTGATGCTCAGCATCGACGCCAAACGCCGCGCAGGCGGCGGCTGGAACGTGTTCCGCGCCGGTGGCCGCGTGGACACGGGCCTGGACCTGATCGAGTGGGCCACCCGCGGGCAGGCGCTCGGCGCGGGCGAGATCTGCCTGAACGTCATGGACGCCGACGGCACCAAAGGCGGCTTCGCGCTGGACGCCACCCGCGCCGTGGCGCGCGCCGTGGACCTGCCCGTCATCGCGTCCGGCGGCGCCGGAAAACTGCAGGACTTCCGCGACGTGCTGCTCGGCGGCGACCACGGCGGGAACGCCGACGCCGCGCTGGCCGCCAGCGTCTTCCACTTCGGCGAACTGACCGTCCCGCAGGTCAAGGCGTACCTGAAGGGCGAGGGGCTGCCCGTCCGGCTCGACTGGCACGACACGACCCGCCCCTGA
- the hisIE gene encoding bifunctional phosphoribosyl-AMP cyclohydrolase/phosphoribosyl-ATP diphosphatase HisIE codes for MTALTLDSLKFDPQTGLIPVVTQDARSGAVLMQAWADRAAVARTLDTREATYWSRSRGEQWVKGATSGHTQQVVDVQADCDGDSLLYRVVQTGPACHTGAYSCYHQPLLTTGAPQAGLDDTLDRVYATITERLATLPENSYVARLHAGGLDRVLKKISEESGEVLLAAKNADRAELATEVADLLFHTLFAMAEVGVSPADVAAVLQEREGRTGLKGPKEVG; via the coding sequence ATGACTGCCCTGACCCTCGATTCCCTGAAGTTCGATCCTCAGACCGGCCTGATCCCGGTCGTCACGCAGGACGCCCGCAGCGGCGCCGTCCTCATGCAGGCCTGGGCCGACCGCGCCGCCGTCGCACGCACCCTGGACACCCGCGAGGCCACCTACTGGTCCCGTTCACGCGGCGAGCAGTGGGTCAAGGGCGCCACCAGCGGCCACACCCAGCAGGTCGTGGACGTGCAGGCCGACTGCGACGGCGACAGCCTGCTGTACCGCGTGGTGCAGACCGGCCCGGCCTGCCACACCGGCGCGTACTCCTGCTACCACCAGCCCCTCCTGACCACGGGCGCCCCCCAGGCCGGACTGGACGACACGCTGGACCGCGTGTACGCCACCATCACCGAACGGCTGGCCACCCTGCCCGAGAACAGCTACGTGGCCCGCCTGCACGCCGGGGGCCTGGACCGCGTCCTGAAGAAGATCAGCGAGGAAAGCGGCGAGGTCCTCCTGGCCGCGAAGAACGCCGACCGCGCCGAACTCGCCACCGAGGTCGCCGACCTGCTCTTCCACACCCTCTTCGCCATGGCCGAGGTCGGCGTCAGCCCCGCCGACGTCGCCGCCGTCCTCCAGGAACGCGAGGGCCGCACCGGACTCAAGGGACCCAAAGAGGTGGGATGA
- the nucS gene encoding endonuclease NucS gives MLIESLTHPAPEALLAFLRAHLHARVTLHLAGEVEVLYAGRATSMAEAGDRLLLVKPDGSLQVHGPRGVKPVNWQPRTDHLSADLDGGCVVLHAERRSPAEVVRVRVIGCAQVTALNLADEALFLLQGSEAQMQQALARAPHLIEDGLTVLDRELLVGVGGIDLYARDSQGCFVVVELKRGKAGHDAVHQLGRYVDAVRAQVSAPVRGILAAPDITVPALKVAQAAGLEYVKVDALPQVQEEARQPMLF, from the coding sequence ATGCTGATCGAGTCCCTGACCCACCCTGCCCCCGAAGCCCTGCTGGCGTTCCTGCGCGCCCACCTGCACGCCCGAGTGACCCTGCATCTGGCCGGAGAGGTCGAGGTGCTGTACGCCGGGCGGGCCACCAGCATGGCCGAGGCCGGGGACCGCCTGCTGCTCGTGAAACCCGACGGGTCCCTGCAGGTCCACGGGCCCAGGGGCGTGAAACCCGTGAACTGGCAGCCGCGCACCGATCACCTCTCCGCGGACCTGGACGGCGGATGCGTGGTCCTGCACGCCGAGCGCCGCAGCCCCGCCGAGGTCGTGCGGGTGCGCGTCATCGGCTGCGCGCAGGTCACCGCGCTGAACCTCGCCGACGAGGCGCTGTTCCTCCTGCAGGGCAGCGAGGCGCAGATGCAACAGGCCCTCGCCCGCGCGCCGCACCTGATCGAGGACGGCCTGACCGTCCTGGACCGCGAACTGCTCGTCGGGGTGGGCGGCATCGACCTGTACGCCCGCGACAGCCAGGGCTGCTTCGTGGTCGTGGAACTCAAGCGCGGCAAGGCCGGACACGACGCCGTCCACCAGCTCGGGCGGTACGTGGACGCCGTCCGCGCACAGGTATCGGCCCCGGTCCGCGGCATCCTCGCCGCGCCGGACATCACCGTGCCCGCCCTGAAGGTCGCGCAGGCCGCCGGACTGGAGTACGTGAAAGTCGACGCGCTTCCCCAGGTGCAGGAGGAAGCGCGCCAGCCGATGCTGTTCTGA
- a CDS encoding DUF4394 domain-containing protein, with the protein MKHAALLLLSALTLASCSMPRTPAAPAGPVTYGLNGTTLYTFGLDNPDASRRSVTITGLSSGDTLVDLDVRNTDGMLYGFASSGRVYMINADTGTATLDSSVTLSGKGLVAADFNPAANRLRVLGTDDANFRHTLSALPTPATTGTTADGTFAYPTGTPNPNLVAAAYTNSFNDTGKLNSGLTTTLYSIDADQDALITHPAAGAPAFNTLQTVGALGVDVMVGKTGFDIAGAGTAVLSRAGASSTDLYTVDLTSGKATMKGSVKVALSSVALKLQAP; encoded by the coding sequence ATGAAACACGCCGCCCTGCTGCTCCTGTCCGCCCTGACCCTCGCGTCCTGCTCGATGCCCCGCACGCCCGCCGCGCCCGCCGGACCGGTCACGTACGGCCTGAACGGCACCACGCTGTACACCTTCGGGCTGGACAACCCGGACGCCAGCCGCCGCAGCGTGACCATCACCGGGCTGAGCAGCGGTGACACCCTGGTGGACCTGGACGTCCGCAACACCGACGGCATGCTGTACGGCTTCGCCAGCAGCGGCCGCGTGTACATGATCAACGCCGACACCGGCACCGCGACGCTGGACAGCAGCGTGACCCTGAGCGGCAAGGGGCTCGTCGCCGCCGACTTCAACCCCGCCGCGAACCGCCTGCGCGTGCTGGGCACGGACGACGCCAACTTCCGCCACACGCTGAGCGCCCTGCCGACACCGGCCACCACCGGCACCACCGCCGACGGCACGTTCGCGTACCCGACCGGCACGCCCAACCCGAACCTCGTCGCGGCGGCGTACACCAACTCGTTCAACGACACCGGCAAACTCAACTCCGGCCTGACGACCACGCTGTACTCCATCGACGCCGATCAGGACGCCCTGATCACCCACCCGGCAGCGGGCGCCCCGGCCTTCAACACCCTGCAGACCGTGGGGGCGCTGGGTGTGGACGTCATGGTCGGGAAGACCGGGTTCGATATCGCCGGGGCGGGCACGGCCGTCCTGAGCCGCGCCGGGGCGAGCAGCACCGACCTGTACACCGTGGACCTGACCAGCGGCAAGGCGACCATGAAGGGCAGCGTGAAGGTCGCGCTGAGCAGCGTGGCGCTGAAACTCCAGGCGCCCTGA